Proteins encoded together in one Pseudomonadota bacterium window:
- a CDS encoding light-harvesting protein gives MNEGRLFLYVSPNVVLPILFITLVLTSLTVHFSILNNTTWFADFMQGSAAAEAPAAPAAAE, from the coding sequence ATGAATGAAGGCCGTCTATTTCTTTACGTAAGCCCGAATGTGGTCTTGCCCATTCTGTTCATCACTCTGGTGCTGACTTCGCTTACAGTCCATTTCTCGATCCTCAACAACACCACCTGGTTTGCTGACTTCATGCAGGGCAGTGCCGCTGCTGAAGCACCTGCTGCACCTGCTGCTGCAGAGT
- a CDS encoding light-harvesting protein has protein sequence MTDDTKVYPTGLTEAEAIEINEGLKWGTRIFAAISVFAHVLAFALSPWMQ, from the coding sequence ATGACTGACGATACGAAGGTTTACCCAACAGGCCTTACCGAAGCAGAGGCCATCGAGATTAATGAGGGCCTGAAATGGGGCACGCGTATCTTCGCTGCCATTTCCGTTTTCGCCCATGTCCTGGCGTTCGCACTGTCGCCGTGGATGCAATAA